A window from Deinococcus aquiradiocola encodes these proteins:
- a CDS encoding sensor histidine kinase — protein MKLLVRLFLSHALVVVLTVAALLVLAEVLAPTLIQHHVQEMERLIGPVGRSLRDDLSRGMRTTLTSALLIASGIAMCVAFLAAYVAARRVVRAVQSLSEGSLAIAEGDYRRRLPEDGQDELTALARNFNRMARSLADVEASRVELITNVAHELRTPLTALQGYAEALQDGVMPPAHASAAVLRETRAMERLTDDLALVSRVEAGTVDLRSCTVPVPDLLLGALDRFGPLASERHLALHVRPAPHGLAVHADPERVAQVLANLIGNALKYTPPGGTVTVTAAPVPGGVAFRVQDTGPGVMPEDQRRVFERFYRTDRSRSRPAGGGGSGVGLTIARGLARAMRGDVTVTSFPPDGSTFTLTLPADADATPPAIT, from the coding sequence ATGAAGCTGCTCGTCCGGCTGTTCCTGTCGCACGCGCTGGTGGTCGTCCTGACCGTGGCGGCCCTGCTGGTGCTGGCAGAGGTGCTGGCCCCCACCCTGATCCAGCATCACGTGCAGGAGATGGAGCGCCTGATCGGCCCGGTGGGCCGCTCACTGCGCGACGACCTGAGCCGGGGCATGCGCACCACCCTCACGAGCGCCCTGCTGATCGCGTCCGGCATCGCGATGTGCGTCGCCTTCCTCGCCGCGTACGTGGCGGCGAGGCGTGTGGTGCGGGCCGTGCAGAGCCTCAGCGAGGGCAGTCTCGCGATCGCGGAGGGCGATTACCGCCGCAGGCTCCCGGAGGACGGACAGGACGAACTGACGGCCCTGGCCCGCAACTTCAACCGCATGGCGCGCAGCCTCGCGGACGTGGAGGCATCGCGGGTAGAACTCATCACGAACGTCGCGCACGAACTGCGCACGCCACTCACGGCGCTGCAGGGGTACGCGGAGGCGCTGCAGGACGGCGTGATGCCGCCCGCGCACGCGTCGGCAGCCGTCCTGCGCGAGACGCGCGCCATGGAGCGCCTCACGGACGATCTGGCGCTCGTGTCGCGGGTCGAGGCAGGTACCGTCGACCTGCGCTCCTGCACTGTTCCCGTACCGGACCTGCTGCTCGGCGCGCTGGACCGTTTTGGTCCGCTGGCCTCCGAACGTCACCTGGCGCTGCACGTGAGGCCTGCGCCGCACGGCCTCGCCGTTCACGCGGACCCGGAACGCGTCGCGCAGGTGCTCGCCAACCTGATCGGCAACGCCCTGAAGTACACCCCTCCCGGTGGGACCGTCACCGTGACAGCCGCCCCCGTGCCGGGGGGCGTGGCCTTCCGGGTGCAGGACACCGGGCCGGGCGTAATGCCGGAGGATCAGCGGCGGGTGTTCGAACGCTTCTACCGTACGGACCGCTCCCGGTCCCGCCCGGCAGGTGGCGGCGGGAGCGGTGTGGGCCTCACCATTGCGCGCGGTCTCGCGCGGGCCATGCGGGGCGACGTGACCGTCACCTCCTTTCCCCCGGACGGCAGCACCTTCACGCTCACGCTGCCTGCAGACGCGGACGCCACCCCGCCAGCGATCACCTGA